A section of the Pedobacter sp. HDW13 genome encodes:
- a CDS encoding OmpA family protein translates to MKNTFLAFAFLLVISSLTSCVVLSPKKYKALLGTKDSLYTAFNEGLIKIENLEKEVSKLKKDTTLMAEELRDLQNSYNMVDANYKKLKSNSSSEITKLSGDLAAREKRLKEVEEVLRKRDEATNALKEKLQQALLGFTKSGLTVEIKNGKVYVSLTDKLLFPSGSIIIDEKGKQALTQLANVLKQQPEINIAVEGHTDNQKINNLGQIKDNWDLSVLRATSVVRYLTENEKVESVRMTATGKGEFQPLGTNANADGRSKNRRIEIVLSPKLDELYNLIK, encoded by the coding sequence ATGAAAAATACCTTTCTTGCATTTGCCTTTCTCCTCGTTATTTCTTCGCTTACTTCCTGCGTGGTGCTCTCACCAAAAAAGTACAAAGCTTTATTGGGTACAAAAGATTCGCTGTATACTGCCTTTAACGAAGGTTTAATTAAAATTGAAAACCTCGAAAAAGAAGTAAGCAAACTAAAAAAGGATACTACCCTGATGGCTGAAGAGCTTCGTGATTTGCAGAACAGTTACAATATGGTTGATGCGAATTATAAAAAACTTAAAAGCAATTCATCTTCAGAAATTACCAAACTCTCAGGCGATTTGGCTGCACGTGAAAAACGCTTAAAGGAAGTAGAGGAAGTATTGCGCAAGCGTGATGAAGCCACCAATGCGCTTAAAGAAAAACTACAACAAGCTTTATTGGGCTTTACCAAAAGCGGATTAACCGTAGAAATTAAAAACGGAAAGGTATACGTATCGTTAACAGATAAACTATTGTTCCCATCGGGAAGTATTATTATTGATGAAAAAGGTAAACAAGCACTTACCCAACTGGCCAATGTATTAAAACAACAGCCCGAAATTAATATAGCCGTAGAAGGCCACACGGATAACCAGAAAATAAACAACCTGGGTCAGATAAAAGATAACTGGGATTTAAGTGTTTTAAGAGCCACCTCAGTTGTGCGTTACCTAACCGAAAATGAAAAAGTAGAAAGTGTAAGGATGACTGCTACCGGTAAAGGCGAATTTCAGCCATTGGGTACAAACGCAAATGCGGATGGAAGAAGTAAAAATAGAAGAATCGAGATTGTACTTTCACCAAAGTTGGATGAGCTTTACAATTTGATTAAGTAG
- a CDS encoding DUF2461 domain-containing protein gives MLKKETFSFIKDVAENNNREWFAVNKELYEEAKHDVLKLVSAIIPELAKVDPILSAEADPKKCLLRIYRDVRFSKNKDPYKNNYGMWFSTKKGGNEPGYYLHIQPGKSFIAGGYWMPDVPHLKLIRQEIDYNAEDFKAIINEKEFKKSFKLGVDNALKNAPKGYDPADPNIEFLKLKSFEATMKIEDEEFFKPNLVNKLISSFKTVQPLVAFLRNAIEQ, from the coding sequence ATGCTTAAAAAAGAGACCTTCAGTTTTATAAAAGATGTTGCGGAAAATAATAACCGCGAATGGTTTGCTGTTAATAAAGAGTTATACGAAGAAGCTAAACATGATGTTTTAAAACTTGTAAGTGCCATTATTCCCGAACTTGCAAAAGTTGACCCCATACTTTCGGCAGAGGCCGACCCTAAGAAATGCCTGTTGCGTATTTACCGCGATGTACGTTTCAGCAAAAATAAAGATCCATATAAAAATAATTATGGTATGTGGTTCTCCACCAAAAAAGGTGGAAACGAGCCCGGCTATTACCTGCACATTCAACCCGGAAAAAGCTTTATAGCCGGAGGTTACTGGATGCCCGATGTACCGCACCTAAAACTGATCAGGCAGGAGATTGATTACAATGCCGAAGACTTTAAGGCAATTATAAACGAAAAGGAATTTAAGAAAAGCTTTAAGCTGGGGGTTGATAATGCATTGAAAAATGCGCCTAAGGGATATGATCCGGCTGATCCGAACATCGAATTTCTGAAATTAAAAAGCTTCGAGGCTACAATGAAAATCGAAGATGAAGAATTTTTTAAACCTAACCTCGTTAATAAGTTGATAAGTTCTTTTAAAACGGTACAACCTTTAGTTGCATTTTTACGGAACGCCATTGAGCAGTAA
- a CDS encoding DUF983 domain-containing protein translates to MSGTTSKLYAIVHCKCPHCRRGDIFTGSMYGWNIQHTKEICGHCAQRIEIEPGYFYAAMYVSYAMNVIEMLVASFVTYLIFGPLTDSTFWHYLIVIFTGCFILYPFNYRYSRIILLHVLSPNIKYKPYYDK, encoded by the coding sequence ATGTCTGGCACTACCTCAAAACTTTATGCCATTGTACACTGCAAGTGCCCACATTGCCGTAGGGGAGATATTTTTACCGGTAGCATGTATGGCTGGAATATACAGCATACTAAAGAAATTTGCGGGCACTGTGCACAGCGTATAGAAATAGAACCCGGTTATTTTTATGCCGCTATGTACGTAAGCTATGCCATGAATGTGATAGAAATGCTAGTGGCCAGCTTTGTTACCTATTTAATTTTCGGACCGCTTACCGATAGTACTTTCTGGCATTACCTCATCGTAATTTTTACGGGCTGTTTTATCCTGTATCCTTTTAATTACCGATATTCGAGGATCATTTTACTTCACGTTTTATCGCCAAATATTAAGTATAAGCCGTATTACGATAAGTAA
- a CDS encoding DUF4302 domain-containing protein yields MRKILYFFITLLIVSGCKKSSFVSDFDQTPEDRMATSIALVSNTLTSASNGWVATLSTSAGGGFGFYMTFDNQQNVSMYADLTDDASITSANSTYRVKTGLGADLIFDTYNYLSMLADPNASAFGGTQPTGFKSDVEFTYVRSSADSIVFIGKQYRQLLKMVKATAAQKATYTAGGYKTAINKVKDYFAAVKYPYIEITSGSAVLKVGLSVNTSSGLASGKRGTLTGVLADGVSTASGTGKFAFNLTGADFVGSDFVYQGITFVRLAWKDAATLALYDSTGKEYILKSNPVPLTPLALLYGFPTTYTYRKIMIGGTSPVAGGALLPSGVTSQFNTVYQAMVTRLAALSPARTIVGISFTLTGNSTAILNVSPNNGTSTFSANATFSYSITDGVITLTKPIYDSNWTARGTEYDGIKNFFLSGPFKIDWVTSTNPSSPLLGGLYRVADATSFFYGTL; encoded by the coding sequence ATGAGAAAGATATTATATTTTTTTATAACACTACTGATCGTTTCAGGGTGTAAAAAATCATCGTTTGTATCTGATTTTGATCAAACGCCCGAAGATAGGATGGCAACATCTATCGCTTTAGTCAGCAATACGCTCACCTCCGCTTCAAATGGCTGGGTGGCAACCTTATCCACGTCGGCAGGTGGTGGTTTTGGTTTTTATATGACCTTTGATAATCAACAGAACGTAAGCATGTATGCCGATTTAACAGACGATGCTTCAATAACAAGTGCTAATTCGACTTATAGAGTAAAAACAGGTTTAGGGGCCGATTTAATTTTTGATACCTATAATTACCTTTCTATGTTAGCCGATCCGAATGCGAGTGCTTTTGGCGGAACCCAACCTACTGGCTTTAAAAGTGATGTTGAATTTACCTATGTAAGATCATCTGCCGATAGTATTGTTTTTATTGGAAAGCAATATCGCCAGCTTTTAAAAATGGTTAAGGCTACAGCTGCACAGAAAGCTACTTATACCGCTGGTGGTTATAAAACGGCTATCAATAAAGTGAAAGATTATTTTGCTGCGGTTAAATATCCATATATAGAGATTACTTCAGGCTCAGCGGTTTTAAAAGTTGGCTTGAGTGTAAACACAAGTAGTGGACTGGCTTCAGGTAAAAGAGGTACTTTAACAGGTGTATTAGCCGATGGGGTATCGACAGCATCAGGTACAGGTAAATTCGCCTTTAACTTAACAGGCGCAGATTTTGTCGGTTCAGATTTTGTTTATCAGGGGATTACGTTTGTGCGTTTGGCCTGGAAAGATGCTGCCACTTTGGCTTTGTATGATTCTACTGGCAAAGAATATATCCTTAAATCAAATCCAGTACCACTAACACCGCTTGCTTTATTGTACGGCTTTCCAACTACGTATACCTATAGGAAAATTATGATTGGTGGCACATCACCTGTAGCTGGCGGAGCATTATTACCAAGTGGTGTTACCTCACAGTTTAATACGGTTTACCAGGCCATGGTAACCAGATTGGCTGCTTTAAGTCCGGCAAGAACAATAGTGGGTATTAGTTTTACTTTAACGGGTAATAGCACAGCAATATTAAATGTCAGTCCGAATAATGGCACCTCAACCTTTAGTGCAAATGCTACATTTAGTTATTCGATAACCGATGGAGTAATTACTTTAACTAAGCCTATTTATGATAGCAATTGGACAGCTAGGGGAACAGAATACGATGGTATAAAGAATTTCTTTTTATCAGGACCATTTAAAATCGACTGGGTAACAAGTACCAATCCCAGCAGTCCATTATTAGGTGGCCTTTATCGGGTAGCAGACGCCACGTCATTTTTCTATGGAACATTATAA
- a CDS encoding substrate import-associated zinc metallohydrolase lipoprotein produces the protein MKKNIFKIFAALIFVFVVQSCKKEDAVSIDLTKYIDNPSTQNDVDKWLKTNFLDAYNIDVIYRYSDYYKDYDKIVSPVNVAKVMPQMQTVLDGFIAPYKKVAGQTFVKERLPKEWVLYGSGAYQSDGSMILATASAGKRVTIYDLNNFDISNADLVVRKLRTIHHEFTHILNQIVPMPTDFQTITKATYNATWTTVADATARDNGYVTPYASSEPGEDFAETTTHLLVLGQAWFDARANASTAAGKLALKAKEASVVQYFTINLGIDFRTLQREVQNVVRNTYKYSASTFPYWIGQGLFKTITIDLSNPVYTSSGISTNFSTAYQASVTGVAAVGNANRKLNYIRLDFLSTTAANLYLNYTNTAGSTLEALYALNMTFNATTGATKFTVGTPRDTTTPWTNATVIQAGAQPLINYLIGSNFIADWMPANIGTNNFNSYGGFYVSGTPANYFYGVLGQTTL, from the coding sequence ATGAAAAAGAATATATTTAAAATATTTGCTGCATTAATTTTTGTTTTTGTAGTTCAATCTTGTAAAAAGGAAGATGCGGTAAGCATTGATCTGACGAAATACATCGATAACCCTTCAACACAAAACGATGTTGATAAATGGCTAAAGACCAATTTTTTAGATGCTTATAATATTGATGTGATTTATCGTTACAGCGATTATTATAAAGATTACGATAAAATAGTAAGCCCGGTAAACGTTGCGAAAGTGATGCCGCAAATGCAGACTGTGTTGGATGGTTTTATTGCTCCGTATAAAAAAGTTGCCGGACAAACATTTGTGAAAGAAAGGTTGCCTAAAGAGTGGGTACTTTATGGCTCAGGTGCTTATCAAAGCGATGGATCAATGATTTTAGCTACTGCATCAGCAGGTAAGCGCGTAACCATCTACGATTTAAATAACTTTGATATATCTAATGCTGATTTGGTAGTTCGAAAATTAAGAACAATACACCACGAGTTTACGCATATTCTGAATCAGATCGTTCCGATGCCTACTGATTTTCAAACCATTACAAAGGCTACTTACAACGCTACCTGGACTACTGTAGCTGATGCAACAGCAAGAGATAATGGTTATGTAACACCCTATGCTTCTAGTGAGCCAGGAGAAGACTTTGCAGAAACAACTACGCATTTACTTGTTTTGGGGCAGGCCTGGTTTGATGCTCGTGCAAATGCATCGACAGCTGCCGGTAAGCTTGCACTAAAGGCAAAGGAGGCTAGTGTGGTACAGTATTTCACAATTAATTTAGGTATCGATTTTAGAACCTTACAGCGCGAGGTACAAAATGTAGTTAGAAATACCTATAAATATTCTGCTTCTACTTTCCCTTATTGGATTGGCCAGGGTTTATTTAAAACCATTACCATAGATTTGTCGAACCCCGTATATACTTCTTCCGGAATCTCCACCAACTTTAGCACTGCTTATCAAGCTTCTGTTACAGGCGTTGCAGCTGTAGGTAATGCGAACAGGAAACTGAACTATATCAGATTGGATTTCTTATCTACAACTGCGGCCAATCTGTACTTAAATTATACCAATACTGCGGGTTCTACTTTAGAAGCTTTGTATGCCTTGAACATGACTTTTAATGCAACTACCGGTGCTACAAAATTTACTGTTGGAACACCAAGAGACACCACTACACCGTGGACAAATGCCACAGTAATTCAAGCAGGGGCTCAGCCTTTAATCAATTATTTAATAGGGAGCAATTTTATTGCCGACTGGATGCCAGCCAATATTGGCACTAATAATTTTAATAGTTACGGCGGCTTTTATGTAAGTGGTACCCCAGCAAATTATTTTTATGGCGTATTAGGCCAAACAACATTATAG
- a CDS encoding RagB/SusD family nutrient uptake outer membrane protein — protein sequence MNLDKLKYFVFGSAILLLTPSCNKYLDTNPDNRTEINSVDKVAQLVGTAYPAYDYLTFTEAASDNTEDKGPGIGTVTDITSRPYFWQDVAGSNTNTPTNYWTGCYRGVAAANQALEAIAQNNFGTAVLPYKGEALVARAYAHFMLVTLFAKAYVIGGANDSPGIPYVTEPETQVIKQYDRGTVQSTYEKIEKDLTEGMALLSASAYSVPKFHFTPAAAHAFAARFYLFKGDWQKVIDQASAISTESFASIIRPINSTLDAMAYADYKVALTKDDQKYNLLLANQYSTYQRTYPRYGYGANLVKMFAAGYNVTGKAYAFKIASTGVPNYTTGKYAEFFYITNQVANTGLPYIMSPLLTTDEALMNRAEAYARLNQFDNAIKDVNTILSATVKGYVANDATNLDKVKTFYGITDSQEAVIKLILETKKAIFLQEGIRWMDILRNRITVKHNVLDAVGNETFIELAPDDNRRMFQLPEEARLSGVPLNPR from the coding sequence ATGAACTTAGATAAACTAAAATATTTTGTATTTGGATCTGCCATCTTATTGTTAACTCCATCTTGCAATAAATATTTAGATACAAACCCTGATAACAGAACCGAAATTAATTCGGTTGACAAGGTAGCTCAATTGGTGGGGACTGCTTATCCAGCATATGATTATTTGACATTCACCGAGGCTGCATCTGATAATACAGAAGATAAAGGCCCAGGTATAGGTACAGTAACAGATATAACCAGCAGACCATATTTTTGGCAGGATGTTGCCGGCTCAAACACCAATACCCCAACTAACTATTGGACAGGTTGCTACAGAGGAGTTGCTGCTGCCAATCAGGCTTTAGAAGCCATAGCACAAAATAACTTCGGTACAGCAGTATTACCTTATAAAGGTGAAGCTTTAGTAGCAAGGGCCTATGCACATTTTATGCTGGTTACTTTATTTGCTAAAGCTTATGTAATTGGTGGCGCTAATGATTCGCCGGGTATACCTTACGTAACCGAGCCAGAAACACAGGTAATTAAACAATATGACAGAGGTACAGTACAATCTACTTACGAGAAAATTGAGAAAGATTTAACCGAAGGGATGGCTTTGTTATCGGCATCGGCTTACTCTGTTCCTAAATTCCACTTTACACCTGCGGCAGCACATGCCTTTGCTGCACGTTTTTATTTATTTAAAGGCGATTGGCAAAAGGTAATCGATCAGGCGTCGGCAATTTCTACGGAGAGTTTTGCAAGCATCATCAGACCAATAAACAGCACTTTGGATGCAATGGCTTATGCCGATTATAAAGTTGCATTAACCAAAGACGATCAGAAATATAATTTATTGCTGGCTAACCAGTATTCTACCTATCAAAGAACCTATCCAAGATACGGATATGGTGCAAATTTGGTTAAAATGTTTGCGGCAGGTTACAATGTTACAGGTAAGGCCTATGCATTTAAAATTGCGTCTACTGGTGTGCCTAACTATACAACTGGTAAATATGCTGAGTTTTTCTATATCACCAACCAGGTAGCCAATACAGGCTTGCCTTACATTATGTCGCCGTTATTAACTACCGATGAGGCATTAATGAACCGTGCCGAAGCTTATGCCCGTTTAAATCAGTTCGATAATGCCATTAAAGATGTAAATACGATCTTAAGTGCAACGGTTAAAGGTTATGTTGCCAATGATGCCACTAATTTAGATAAGGTAAAAACTTTTTATGGTATTACCGATTCGCAGGAAGCCGTAATTAAGCTAATCTTAGAAACCAAGAAGGCGATCTTTTTACAAGAAGGAATCAGGTGGATGGATATTTTGCGTAATCGGATTACAGTTAAACACAATGTTTTGGATGCCGTAGGTAACGAAACATTTATTGAGCTGGCACCAGATGATAATAGACGTATGTTTCAACTACCTGAAGAAGCCAGACTTTCTGGTGTACCATTAAATCCAAGGTAA